Below is a genomic region from Desulfuromonas sp..
TCCTTTGAGCTTTGAGAAGGGATACTGCTTTTCCATCAAGTCAGGGTCGAGGGCGACGTTGGCCTGCATTTCGCCGTCCACCACCAAGTCGGGTGCCCACTCGTTCACGAGCGCCGTGGCCCGTTTGACCTTGAGGGTGAGCGGGTGAAGGGCGCTTCCGAAGTTCGAGAAGGAGAGCATGGCCACCCTCGGCTCGATTTCAAAATGGGTCGCCTTCTCGGCGGTGAGGATCGCCGTCTCTGCGAGTTCCTCGGCGGTCGGTTCGATGGTCACCGTGGTATCTGCAAAAAAGGTGACGTTTTTCTTGGTGACCATCATGTAAGCGCCATGGACCTTGGAGAGTCCCTCTTTCTTGCCGATGATCTCCAGTGCCGGGCGGATCGTTTCCGGGTAGTGGTGGTCGACGCCGGAGAGCAGGGCGTCGCCGTCGCCCCTGTGGACCATCATGGCTCCGTAGTAGTTGCGGTTTTTCTTGATCAGGCGCTTGGCCTCGGCGCGGGTGGCTCCCTTGCGCTGGCGCATCTCGAAGAAGGCGTCGATGTATTCGGCGCGCTTGGTGGAGTTCATGGGGTCGATGATGTCTATGTCGTCCAGATCGAGGTTCAGAAACTTGATCCTGGCGCGGATCTCCTCTTCGTTGCCGAGCAGGACCGGTTTGGCGATCCCTTCGTCGACCAGGACCTGGCACGCCCGGAGAACCTTTTCCTCCTCCCCCTCGGGGAAGACCACCCGCTTGGGTGCCGCCTTCGCCTTGTTGATCAGGGTGCGCATGATCTCCTTGGAGCGGCCCTGCATCGCCTCGAGGCGCTCCCTGTACTTGTCCATGTCCTCGATGGGGCGGCGGGCGACCCCGCTGTCCATGGCGGCCTGGGCCACGGCGGGGGCGACGTGCAGCAGCACCCGGGGATCGAACGGTTTGGGGATCAGGTATTCGCGGCCGAACTTGATCTCTTCGCCGGCGTAGGCCTTGCGCACCGAATCGGGCACGTCCTCCTTGGCCAGTTCGGCCAGGGCCTTCACGCAGGCCAGTTTCATTTCGTCGTTGATCGCGCTGGCATGGGTGTCGAGGGCCCCGCGGAAGAGGAAGGGGAAACAGAGTACGTTGTTGACCTGGTTGTTGTAGTCGGAGCGGCCGGTGCCGATGATCACGTCTTCGCGCACGGCTTTCGCATCGGGCGGGGTGATCTCCGGGTCAGGGTTGGCCATGGCGAAGACGATCGGGTCCTTGGCCATCGTTTTCAGCATTTCGGGAGTGAGGGCCCCCTTGGCGGAGACGCCGAAGAAGATATCGGCGTCCACCATGGCGTCTTCGAGGGTGCGGGCGTCGGTTTCGGCGGCCAGGCGCTCCTTGTACTCGTTCATCCCTGCGGTGCGCCCCTTGTAGATGACGCCCTTGGTGTCGCAGAGGATGACGTTGTTTTTGTCGATGCCCATGGTGATGGCGAGGTTCGCGCAGGCGATGCCGGCGGCGCCGGCGCCGTTGACGACGATCTTGGCCTCTTCGACCTTCTTGCCGATGATCTCCAGGGCGTTGAGCATTCCGGCGGCGGAGATGATGGCAGTGCCGTGCTGGTCGTCGTGAAAGACCGGGATGCTCATGATTTTTTGCAGCTCCTCCTCGATGTAGAAGCACTCAGGCCCCTTGATGTCCTCGAGGTTGATGCCGCCGAAAGTCGGTTCGAGCAGCTTGACGGTGCGGATCAGTTCGTCGCTGTCTTTGGTGTCGAGTTCGATGTCGAAGACGTCGACGTCGGCGAAGCTCTTGAACAGAACGCCCTTGCCCTCCATGACCGGCTTGCCGGCGAGGGCGCCGATGTCACCGAGGCCAAGAACGGCGGTGCCGTTGGAGACGACGGCGACCAGGTTGCCCTTGGCCGTATATTTATACGCGTCGTTGGGGTTCTTTTCGATTTCGAGGCAGGGCTCGGCGACACCAGGGCTGTAAGCGAGGGAGAGGTCCCTGCTGGTGGCGCAGGGTTTGGTGGTAATGACCTCGATTTTTCCTTTGCGGCCCTTGCTGTGATAATCGAGGGCGTCTTGTTTGTTGCTCATAAGTCCTAATCCTCCTGGAAAGAGATTTTTAGTTTCCGTAAAAAACCAGACCTGGTAAAAATTATTGAGAACGAGACGGCTTTATGTTTTCGGCATCATAAGGGATGCTTGACAGGGAAAGTGAAGCAAAATTTTAAGCAGAATAAAAGGTAAAATAGTTCTCTCCTTGGGGGTTTGTCAAGCTTAAATGACGGTGGCGGAAGCAGGAAAACCATGTTTAAAAAGGTCACGTCCCTTTCGTACCAAGCAACGCCGGTGCCAAAAGAACAAAGTGAGATAAAATGATTTTTATTATGCCAAAAATATCGTCTATTCAGGCATCGTCAAGGAAATCGAGGCGAAAGGCCCATGATCCCCTTGCCGCGGGATGCGGCGGGAAGTCGAAAAATAGGCGAATTTCAGCCAGATCGGGGGGGGCTCGGGGCGGGGGGGGAGCGAGGGAGTTGACACTCCCCCTTCCCAGAGAGTAAAAGATGGGATATCCTGAAGAAAATCGAAAGTTTGCCACTCCCAGCCAGGATCAAGGGAAGAGATGCCATGATCAAGATAGGGGTGCTCTCGGACACCCATTTGAAAGACAGAAAAGAAGGGGTTGCTTTTCTGGCCCGGTTGGCGGAGCGATTCCTTGCCGACGTCGACATGGTTTTTCATGCCGGTGACCTTGTGGATCCGAACGTGCTGGGAGCCTTCGCGCCGCTCCCGGTCCATGCCGTGCAGGGGAACATGGATCCCCCTGGGTACGGGCTTCCCTTTAAAAAGGTGATTTCCGTTGGGGGTGCGCGGATCGGCCTGATTCACGGTTGGGGAGCCGCCGACACCCTTGAGGAAAGGGTCATGGGCGAATTTTTGGGCGAGGACCTGGACTGCCTTGTCTACGGACACAGTCACCAGTCGACCTGCCGTCGCCTCGGGTCCCTGCTGTTGTTCAACCCGGGCAGTCCCACCGATCGGCGGGGGGCCCCGTTTCACTCGGTGGGGGTTCTTGAGGTCGACCAGGGCGTCTCGGGTCGGATTCTCTGTATTGACGACAAGTGAGGCCATTCCAAAGGGAGATCGGTCGATGAAGCAACTCTGGGCCCCGTGGCGGATGGAATATATTCAAGGTGAGGCGGAGAAAGGGGAGGGATGCGTTTTTTGCGGCCTCGGCGACCCTTCGAACGATCCGGGGCGACTGATCCTTCGTCGCGGAGATCACGCCTTTGTATTGATGAACAAGTTCCCTTATTCCAACGGTCATCTCATGGTCGCTCCCTATCGCCACACCTGCGACCCCGGGGTCCTCTCCGACGTCGAGGCCCTCGAGATGCACCGCCTGCTTAACCTGGCCCGGGATGTCCTGCAGGAGAAATTCTCACCCCAGGGGTTCAATGTCGGCATGAATCTCGGTCAGATCGCAGGGGCAGGGGTGACTGACCACCTTCACATGCACATCGTTCCTCGCTGGAGCGGGGATACCAATTTTATGCCGGTCTTCGCTGACGTGAGGGTGATTCCCCAGCACCTGCAGGCGACCTACGATTATCTTGCCCCCGCTTTTTCAAAAAATGCTCAAGCAGGTGGAGACGGCGTCAACCCCGCCTTCGGAGATGGCGACTGAGCCAGAACGTTCCAACGGGTCTTTCCCCGCCGGTCTGTAAGTTATTATTTGCCAAAGGAATCAGCAGCTATGGAGATTTTTCTCAAGGGCGGCCCCCTCATGTATCCCATCCTGTTCTGCTCCGTGCTGGCCCTGGCCATATTCCTGGAGCGCTTTTGGACCTTTTTCAAGGTCCGGCGGGGCAGCCTCGCCCTGGTCAGGGAAGTGGAAGGGCTTGTCATCAAAAATCATCTCGAAGAGGCACTGGTCCTGTGTCAGCGGACCGGATCGCCCCTGGCCCGCATATTCATTGGCGCCCTTCATTCGGCCGGCCGGAGCCGGGAGCAGATCAAGACTGCCGTGGAGGAGGTCGGGGCCAGGGAAGCCGCCCCGCTGGAACGGTATCTCGGCCTGCTCGGAACCATCGCGACCATTGCCCCTCTGCTCGGCCTGCTCGGCACGGTTCTCGGCATGATCCGGGCGTTCACGGTTATCGCCACCGCTGGGGTCGGAACCCCGGCCACCCTCGGGGGAGGGATCTCCGAAGCCCTGATTACGACCGCCGCCGGGCTCTCCGTCGCGATACCCACGATTCTGCTTCACAAGTACCTGACCAGCCGGGTCGACCGCACCATCCTGGAGATGGAGGAATATTCCCTGCGGATGGTCGACCTGTTGGGGCGGCAGGAGAGCTGACATGGGGTTTCGAAGGCGCAACCGGGACGAGCCCCGGGTCGAACTGACTCCCATGGTCGATGTGGTGTTTCTCCTCCTGATCTTTTTCATGATCTCCACCACCTTCATCGAAACCCCGGGGATATCCGTCAAGCTTCCGGAGGCGGGGGCCCAGGCTCTTCCCAAGGAACCGGAAGAAATCAAGGTTTACCTCTCCAGGGAGGGGGGCATTTACCTTCAGGACCAAAAGGTTTCCCTGGTCGAGTTTCGCGCCAGGCTCGCCGAAGCCGGCGAGAGAGCCGCCGGAACGACATTCCTGCTCCTCGCCGACCGGGAGGCCCGGCACGGGAAGGTAGTTGAATTGATGGACGCGGCGCAGCAGGCCGGGTTCGGCAAGCTCGCCATCGCCACCGAGGCGGGATCGAGGCAGCCTTGAGCAACGACACCCTGATCGGGATCGACCTGGGGGGGACCAACTGCCGGGGGGCTTTGGTTTGCGACTCCGACAGACTTCACTTTGAATCCCGCATGGCGACCCGTATCGACGACGGCCTCGATGTCTTCTTCGGTCGGCTGGTCGATTTCTGTCGCAGCCTTCAACAGGCTGGGAACGCCGGGGGGCTGCGGGTGCGGGGGGTCGGGATCGGCGTGCCCGGTGCCATTTCGCTCGACGGCACGGTGCGGGTTTCCCCAAACCTGTCGCCGCTCAACGGGATTCCCTTCGCCGCCGACCTCGAAAAGGCCCTCGGTCTTTCCGTCTCCGTGGCCAACGATGCCAATGCCGTCGCCTGGGGCGAACATCTGTACGGGGCCGGCCGCGCCTTCGATTCCTTTATCGTTCTGACTCTGGGAACGGGGGTCGGCGGCGGCCTGGTTCTTGGCGGCCGGCTCTGGACCGGGGCGGACGGGGCCGCCGGGGAGGCAGGGCACGTCACGGTCGAACCGGAAGGCCGGCCCTGCGGTTGCGGCAGCAGGGGGTGCCTCGAACAGTACGCCAGCGCTACGGGGATCGTGCGATCGGTGAGGGAGGCCCTGGCCGCCGGGCAGGCGTCACAGCTGAGCGAGGCCGGTTCGGCGTTGACGAGCCGCCGGGTGGCGGAGGCAGCGAGATGCGGTGACCGGGTCGCCCGGAAGGCCCTGGAGCAGGCCGGGAGACGCCTGGGCCAAGCGCTGGCCGGCATTGCCAATCTGCTCAACCTGGACGGCGCGGTGCTGGCCGGAGGGGCGAGCGAGAGTATCGATCTCATGAGGCCGGCTCTTCATGCCGAATTGCGCTGTCGAGCCTTCGAGGTTACAGGCCGGAGGTTGCAGGTGGTTCGCGGTGAGCTCGGGGAGCGCGCGGGTATTCTCGGCGCCGCCGGACTGGCTCGGGCCAAGGGATTGGGTGATTCCTGAACGGGCCGCGGATCGCCGAACCCGTGAGGGGGACGGTTCGACCGTGCCCACCATGGCCCTTGAGGTTCGTCCGGCTATGTGGTAGAAAAAGGATCTCTAAAAGACCAGTTTTGGGAGGATGGGTTCGATGGAGACGGTAAAGACCGCAAGCTTTGAATACCTCATCGGGATGGCCAAGGAAGATCCCGCCGGTGGCTATGACTTCACCCTCGAAGGGAAGAACTACCACATAGACGATGTGCTGGAAATATCGAAAATCGCCGAACAACACGGCTACATTGTAATCTATTGAAAACCAAGGAGATTTCCCATGAGCACAGAAGGACAGGTATGTTACACCTTTGAGGCGGCCATCGAAAAGGCTGTCGAGATGGAGCGCGAGGGGTTCAGGAATTACCTGGGGGCCATCCGCAAGGTCAAGGACAAGCACGCCATAGGCATTCTCAAGGAAGCCGCTCTCGACGAACTTCAGCACAAGCATATGCTTGAAAAGGCCCTCGTGGAGGGATTTGTAGAGGGAGAGGAGGGGATGGCCAAGCCCGTTCCGACCATGAACCTCTACTACGTTCTGAGGGTCGAGGAACTGCAGGCCGATGCCGGGGTGCGCGAAGCTCTGGCCTACGCCATTCATCTCGAGAAGGGGGCCATCGATTTCTACCAGAAGATGGCTCAGGGGTGTGCCGGTGCTCCCATGGCCGAACTTTTTGACCACCTGCTCAACGATGAAACCCGCCATCTGCAGGCACTGGAAGACCTCTACGAAAAGCACTTTCTGGACGAGATGTAGACCCCGGAGGGCTTTTCCCCGTCCCAAAGGCGCCGGCCTCTGACCGGCGCCTTTTTTTATCCGCTCTCCACAAGTAGAACGGTTTTTTAAAATTCGACAAAGGGGGGCTGTATTCTCTTGATAAACTGTAAAAATTTCTTATAATTCAACTATAGGATTCCGGGTGCCACGATCTGCAGGAGATGACAGTGGACTGTTCGGCCCATGATTTCGGAAACCCGTACATCGCCATGGGGCTCTTTGCCCTCTACGTCGTTTTAGTTTCCCTGGTCCGCCTCTTGGCCGAAAAAGAGTACTTCCGCCTGACGGCCATGAAGAGAGTTTGGGGGCGCAGCCGGGGCCTGGCCTTTCACTTTATATCCAACGTAGCTCTGCCCCTGGTCCTCGGCATCGTCTTTTTCAGCCGCGGGGTAGCCGGGTTCGGCGCCATCGACCTTCCTCACGACCGCCCCATATTGCCCAAGCCCACCGTGACCCTTGCCGCTTCCAGCGGGGTCGAAGATCCCCTGCACGCCCACCCGGTGGCCGGACCATCCCCAACCGACGACACCCGTCAGGATCCTTCTTTCAACCTCTGCCCCTGACCGTGAAGGACAGCGGCATCTGCAGGACGGCCGACGAGAAGCGAAGATGCTGGCCCAGCTGGTCTGTGACTTGGCCATGTCCACGCGAAAGGCCTTCGACAAGGGACACCATGGGGGTCTTTGTGGAACGAAACAACAAAACCCTGGGAGCGTTCTGTTGGGAAGAGCTGTTTAATAACAAAACAACAAGAAAGGCGGAGTGATCGTACTTTTATTATGGACGATATGCAGTTTTGAGTGATTATATTTGACCTGAATTTCGTATGCATGGTATTTAAATAAGGAAATAGCTCTTCGATAAAAGCAAACCTCGAGCAATCGGGGGACGCAAAGCCACGGGTCCTTGCCAAAAAAGGACAGCCGGGCTGCCGAAGGGAGCGTAATTATTGTCATCCTGCGAATCAATTATGATTACGCCCACCTTTGGAAGAAGGTGGGCGTTTTCTTTTGACGACTGTTAATAAACTTCAATGGAGGGACTGTTTCATGCAGCGAGGCAAGAGGGTTATCCTTTGTGGGCTGATCGTTTGGGGTTTTCTGCTGACGGCGTCGGCCGGTTTGGCGTCTCCGGACCCCCTGGGGGACGAAATGATGCTCTTCGAGGAAATCCCGTCGGTCTTCGGCGCGTCCAAGTACGAGCAGAAGGTCACCGAGGCCCCCTCGTCGGTGAGCATCGTCACCTCCGCCGAGATCAAGCGCTACGGTTACCGCAGCCTTTCTGAAATCCTCGGCAGNTTCGGCCGCCCCGGCGATTACAACAGCCGCATCCTTCTGCTCGTGGACGGGCAGAAGCTCAACGACAACATCTACAGCAGCGCCGGCCTCGGACCGTCCTTTCCCCTGGATGTGGATCTGATCGACCGGGTCGAGGTGATCCGCGGTCCCAGCTCCTCCCTCTACGGCACCAGCGCCTTTTTCGGTGTAATCAACGTCATCACCCGGCGGGGCCGCGACGTCCAGGGAGTGGAGGTCTCCGGCGAGGCGGGCAGCCACGCCAGCTGGGACGGTCGGGCCACCTATGGCCAGCGCTTCCCTGGCGGGTTGGAGGCCCTCGTTTCCGCCACTTATGGCGAAAGCGACGGCCAGGGCGACCTCTACTATCCTGAATTCGACGACCCTGAGACAAACGGCGGTATCTCGGAAAACAACGACGGGCTCGAGCTTTTCAACCTCTTTGCCAAGCTCGCCTGGGGTGATTTCACCCTTGAGGGAGCTTTGGCCAAGAGTAGCAAGGATATACCCACCGCACCCTGGGAGACGGTCTTCAACGACCCCCGAACCCGGACCATCGACGAGCAGTCCTACCTCTTTCTCCAGTACGACCACACCTTCACGGACGGGGGCAACCTCAACGCCAGGGTTCACTACGGCCACTACGGCTACGACGGCGACTATGCCTACGACTACGCGGAGACCGAAGAAGAGGACCCCTACCTGGTGGTGAACATGGATGATGCAGGCGGGCACTGGGTGGGGACGGAGGCGCAGTACACCCGGAGGGTACTGGAGCGGCACCAGGTGGTTCTCGGCGGGGAGTACCAGAAAGACTACCGTCAGGACCAGTCCAATTTCGACGAAGAGGTCTACCTGGACGATCGGCGGGACAGCGATTATTGGGCTCTTTACGCTCAGGACGACGTGCGCCTCCTCGACAACCTGAGCCTGAACGTCGGCCTGCGCTACGACCACTACAGCACCTTCGGCGGCACTCTCAATCCCCGCACGGCACTCATCTTCACCCCCTTGGAGAAGACGGCGATCAAGCTGCTCTACGGCGAGGCCTTTCGGGCCCCCAGCGCCTATGAACTCTACTACCACGACGGCGGGGAGACCACGAAAGCCAACCCGGACCTGGATCCCGAGACCATTCGCACTTACGAGATCGTCTGGGAGCAGTACCTGGGAGACCACCTGCGGGGGGTTCTTGGCGGCTTCTACTACCAGATCGATCATCTGATCAACCTAAAGACCGATCCTTCCGATGACCTGCTGGTCTTCGAAAATATCGACGAGGTGAGGGCCCTGGGAGCGGAGGTGGAGCTCGAGGGGAAGTGGGAGAACGGGATCGAAGGGCGCATCAGCTATTCCTTCCAGGAGACCGAAAACAAGGAGACAGGGAGCATTCTCTCCAACTCCCCCAAGCACCTGGCCAAGCTCAACCTCCTTCTGCCCTTGGTATGGGACAAGGTCTTTATCGCCGTTGAGGAGCGCTACACCAGTTCACGGAAGACGGTGCAGGGCGGCGAGGTCGGCGGTTTCGCGCTGACCAACCTGACCCTCTCAAGCCAGGACGTGCTTGAGGGGCTTGAACTCTCGGCGAGCATTTACAACCTGTTCGACAAGGACTATAGCGACCCCGGCTCCGAAGAGCATATTCAGGACGCCATCGCCCAGGAGGGGAGGACATTCCGCTTCAAGGTGACTTATCTCTTTTAGGGTTTAACCCAGGCCATGATCCTGTCGATAAGAAAAACAATCTTCTTCGGTTTGCTCGCCTCCTGGCTCTGCCTCGCCTGGAGCGCGCCTGTCCTCGCCGCCTCGCCATCGCCCGCCAGGGTGGCTCTGCTGGTGAGCTCCGAGCGCGCGCCTTTTCGGGAGGCCACGGAAGGGGTGAGGGAACTTCTGCAGGGGAAGGCCGGAGGAGTCGACCTGTCTATCCACACCCTGGTGGGGACGGAAGAAGAGGCCATGGCTGTCGTTGCAAAGGTGAAGAAGGGGAAACCCGACCTGATTCTCGCCCTCGGCACGGCGGCCTTGAACGCGGCATGCGCGCAGCGTGGTGATGTTCCCATCGTGGCCGGCATGGTCTTGGACCGGCGCGACATCCCCCGGCAACGCAACGTCGGCGGGGTCGTCCTCGATATCCCCCTTCAAACCCAGATGGAGTGGATGCGCAGGA
It encodes:
- a CDS encoding metallophosphoesterase family protein; translation: MIKIGVLSDTHLKDRKEGVAFLARLAERFLADVDMVFHAGDLVDPNVLGAFAPLPVHAVQGNMDPPGYGLPFKKVISVGGARIGLIHGWGAADTLEERVMGEFLGEDLDCLVYGHSHQSTCRRLGSLLLFNPGSPTDRRGAPFHSVGVLEVDQGVSGRILCIDDK
- a CDS encoding NADP-dependent malic enzyme, translated to MSNKQDALDYHSKGRKGKIEVITTKPCATSRDLSLAYSPGVAEPCLEIEKNPNDAYKYTAKGNLVAVVSNGTAVLGLGDIGALAGKPVMEGKGVLFKSFADVDVFDIELDTKDSDELIRTVKLLEPTFGGINLEDIKGPECFYIEEELQKIMSIPVFHDDQHGTAIISAAGMLNALEIIGKKVEEAKIVVNGAGAAGIACANLAITMGIDKNNVILCDTKGVIYKGRTAGMNEYKERLAAETDARTLEDAMVDADIFFGVSAKGALTPEMLKTMAKDPIVFAMANPDPEITPPDAKAVREDVIIGTGRSDYNNQVNNVLCFPFLFRGALDTHASAINDEMKLACVKALAELAKEDVPDSVRKAYAGEEIKFGREYLIPKPFDPRVLLHVAPAVAQAAMDSGVARRPIEDMDKYRERLEAMQGRSKEIMRTLINKAKAAPKRVVFPEGEEEKVLRACQVLVDEGIAKPVLLGNEEEIRARIKFLNLDLDDIDIIDPMNSTKRAEYIDAFFEMRQRKGATRAEAKRLIKKNRNYYGAMMVHRGDGDALLSGVDHHYPETIRPALEIIGKKEGLSKVHGAYMMVTKKNVTFFADTTVTIEPTAEELAETAILTAEKATHFEIEPRVAMLSFSNFGSALHPLTLKVKRATALVNEWAPDLVVDGEMQANVALDPDLMEKQYPFSKLKGNANVFVFPDLQSGNISYKLLNKLGGAESVGPILMGMKKPVHVLQRGDDVADIVNMAAVAVVDAQEAQA
- a CDS encoding HIT domain-containing protein, translating into MKQLWAPWRMEYIQGEAEKGEGCVFCGLGDPSNDPGRLILRRGDHAFVLMNKFPYSNGHLMVAPYRHTCDPGVLSDVEALEMHRLLNLARDVLQEKFSPQGFNVGMNLGQIAGAGVTDHLHMHIVPRWSGDTNFMPVFADVRVIPQHLQATYDYLAPAFSKNAQAGGDGVNPAFGDGD
- a CDS encoding TonB-dependent receptor, which encodes MLVDGQKLNDNIYSSAGLGPSFPLDVDLIDRVEVIRGPSSSLYGTSAFFGVINVITRRGRDVQGVEVSGEAGSHASWDGRATYGQRFPGGLEALVSATYGESDGQGDLYYPEFDDPETNGGISENNDGLELFNLFAKLAWGDFTLEGALAKSSKDIPTAPWETVFNDPRTRTIDEQSYLFLQYDHTFTDGGNLNARVHYGHYGYDGDYAYDYAETEEEDPYLVVNMDDAGGHWVGTEAQYTRRVLERHQVVLGGEYQKDYRQDQSNFDEEVYLDDRRDSDYWALYAQDDVRLLDNLSLNVGLRYDHYSTFGGTLNPRTALIFTPLEKTAIKLLYGEAFRAPSAYELYYHDGGETTKANPDLDPETIRTYEIVWEQYLGDHLRGVLGGFYYQIDHLINLKTDPSDDLLVFENIDEVRALGAEVELEGKWENGIEGRISYSFQETENKETGSILSNSPKHLAKLNLLLPLVWDKVFIAVEERYTSSRKTVQGGEVGGFALTNLTLSSQDVLEGLELSASIYNLFDKDYSDPGSEEHIQDAIAQEGRTFRFKVTYLF
- a CDS encoding biopolymer transporter ExbD yields the protein MGFRRRNRDEPRVELTPMVDVVFLLLIFFMISTTFIETPGISVKLPEAGAQALPKEPEEIKVYLSREGGIYLQDQKVSLVEFRARLAEAGERAAGTTFLLLADREARHGKVVELMDAAQQAGFGKLAIATEAGSRQP
- a CDS encoding MotA/TolQ/ExbB proton channel family protein — its product is MEIFLKGGPLMYPILFCSVLALAIFLERFWTFFKVRRGSLALVREVEGLVIKNHLEEALVLCQRTGSPLARIFIGALHSAGRSREQIKTAVEEVGAREAAPLERYLGLLGTIATIAPLLGLLGTVLGMIRAFTVIATAGVGTPATLGGGISEALITTAAGLSVAIPTILLHKYLTSRVDRTILEMEEYSLRMVDLLGRQES
- a CDS encoding ferritin family protein encodes the protein MSTEGQVCYTFEAAIEKAVEMEREGFRNYLGAIRKVKDKHAIGILKEAALDELQHKHMLEKALVEGFVEGEEGMAKPVPTMNLYYVLRVEELQADAGVREALAYAIHLEKGAIDFYQKMAQGCAGAPMAELFDHLLNDETRHLQALEDLYEKHFLDEM
- a CDS encoding ROK family protein: MSNDTLIGIDLGGTNCRGALVCDSDRLHFESRMATRIDDGLDVFFGRLVDFCRSLQQAGNAGGLRVRGVGIGVPGAISLDGTVRVSPNLSPLNGIPFAADLEKALGLSVSVANDANAVAWGEHLYGAGRAFDSFIVLTLGTGVGGGLVLGGRLWTGADGAAGEAGHVTVEPEGRPCGCGSRGCLEQYASATGIVRSVREALAAGQASQLSEAGSALTSRRVAEAARCGDRVARKALEQAGRRLGQALAGIANLLNLDGAVLAGGASESIDLMRPALHAELRCRAFEVTGRRLQVVRGELGERAGILGAAGLARAKGLGDS